A part of Tardiphaga sp. vice304 genomic DNA contains:
- a CDS encoding SDR family oxidoreductase, whose protein sequence is MSDRLKGKRAFITAGAAGIGRACALAFAREGAKVFATDLNEAGVMELKQDGIDVAKLDVRDSTAVAAMAKRVGPVDILLNAAGFVHHGTVLECSDDDWDFSFDINVKSMHRTIGAFLPAMLERGHGSIVNIASAAGVFKAAPNRYVYGATKAAVAALTRAVAADFITKGIRCNCICPGTIETPSMLDRAAAAGPNGREMFVSRQPMGRLGTAEEIASLAVYLASDESSFTTGVAHVIDGGWTL, encoded by the coding sequence ATGTCCGATCGCCTGAAAGGCAAGCGCGCCTTCATCACCGCGGGCGCCGCCGGCATCGGCCGCGCCTGCGCGCTGGCCTTTGCACGCGAGGGCGCGAAGGTGTTCGCGACCGACCTCAACGAGGCCGGTGTGATGGAGTTGAAGCAGGACGGCATCGACGTCGCCAAGCTCGACGTGCGGGACAGCACCGCGGTCGCCGCAATGGCCAAGCGCGTGGGCCCCGTCGACATCCTGCTCAACGCCGCCGGCTTCGTGCATCACGGCACCGTCTTGGAATGCTCCGACGACGACTGGGACTTCTCGTTCGACATCAATGTGAAATCGATGCACCGCACAATTGGCGCCTTCCTCCCGGCAATGCTCGAGCGCGGCCACGGCTCGATCGTCAACATCGCTTCCGCCGCCGGCGTGTTCAAGGCGGCGCCGAACCGCTACGTCTACGGCGCGACGAAAGCCGCAGTGGCGGCGCTGACCCGCGCTGTCGCCGCCGACTTCATCACCAAAGGCATCCGCTGCAACTGCATCTGCCCCGGCACCATCGAAACGCCGTCGATGCTGGACCGCGCCGCAGCGGCCGGACCCAACGGCCGTGAGATGTTCGTCTCGCGCCAGCCAATGGGCCGGCTCGGCACGGCGGAGGAGATCGCGTCTCTCGCCGTCTACCTCGCCAGCGACGAAAGCTCATTCACCACTGGCGTTGCCCACGTCATCGACGGCGGCTGGACGTTGTAA
- a CDS encoding IlvD/Edd family dehydratase, with product MMNKPLNGIVRRKLRSSEWFNDPHNPAMTALYLERYLNYGLTRHELQSGKPIIGIAQTGNDLSPCNRHHLELAKRVREGITAAGGLAMEFPVHPIQETGKRPTAALDRNLAYLGLVEVLFGYPLDGVVLTTGCDKTTPACLMAAATVNLPAIVLSGGPMLNGWHDGERTGSGTVVWKSRERLAAGEIDYEEFMTLVASSAPSVGHCNTMGTASTMNSLAEALGMSLPGCAAIPAPYRERGQIAYETGQRIVEMVWEDLKPSDILTRQAFENCIVVNSAIGGSTNAPIHINALARHIGVELDIDDWQSVGHAVPLLVNMQPAGFYLGEEYHRAGGVPSVIRELMKHNKIHEDALTVNGRSMGENCAKAPAPDDDVIWSYDRPLVADAGFLVLRGNLFDSAIMKTSVISKEFRERYLLNPDDMNAFEGRAIVFEGPEDYHHRIDDESLDIDEHCILFVRGTGPIGYPGGAEVVNMQPPAALIKRGIHSLPCIGDGRQSGTSGSPSILNATPEAAANGGLAILRTGDRVRIDLNVGSANILISDEELESRRAALKADGGFKYPAHQTPWQELYRSTVGQQATGACLELATRYHDIAGKIGTARHNH from the coding sequence ATGATGAACAAGCCCCTCAACGGCATCGTCCGGCGCAAACTCCGCTCCAGCGAGTGGTTCAACGATCCGCACAATCCGGCGATGACCGCTCTCTATCTGGAGCGCTACCTCAACTACGGTCTGACCCGCCACGAACTGCAGTCCGGCAAGCCGATCATCGGCATTGCGCAGACCGGCAACGACCTGTCGCCGTGCAACCGGCACCACCTCGAACTCGCCAAGCGCGTCCGCGAAGGCATCACCGCCGCCGGCGGGCTGGCGATGGAATTCCCAGTGCACCCGATCCAGGAAACCGGCAAGCGCCCGACCGCGGCGCTCGACCGTAACCTCGCTTATCTCGGCCTCGTCGAAGTGCTGTTCGGCTATCCCCTGGACGGCGTGGTGCTGACCACCGGCTGCGACAAGACCACGCCGGCCTGCCTGATGGCCGCCGCGACGGTCAACCTGCCGGCGATCGTTCTGTCCGGCGGGCCGATGCTGAACGGCTGGCATGATGGCGAGCGCACTGGCTCCGGCACGGTGGTGTGGAAATCCCGCGAACGGCTTGCCGCCGGCGAGATCGACTATGAAGAGTTCATGACGCTGGTCGCCTCCTCGGCGCCGTCGGTCGGCCATTGCAACACGATGGGCACGGCCTCGACGATGAATTCGCTGGCGGAAGCCTTGGGCATGTCGCTGCCAGGCTGCGCGGCGATCCCGGCGCCCTATCGGGAGCGCGGCCAAATCGCCTACGAGACCGGCCAGCGCATTGTCGAGATGGTGTGGGAAGACCTCAAGCCGTCCGACATCCTGACAAGACAGGCGTTCGAGAACTGCATCGTGGTCAATTCGGCGATCGGCGGCTCGACCAACGCGCCGATCCATATCAACGCGCTGGCGCGCCATATCGGCGTCGAGCTTGATATCGACGACTGGCAAAGCGTCGGCCACGCAGTGCCGCTGCTGGTCAACATGCAGCCGGCCGGCTTCTATCTCGGCGAGGAATATCACCGCGCCGGCGGCGTGCCCTCGGTGATCCGTGAGCTGATGAAGCACAACAAGATTCACGAGGACGCGCTGACGGTGAACGGCCGCAGCATGGGCGAGAACTGCGCCAAGGCCCCTGCCCCCGACGACGACGTGATCTGGTCCTACGACCGGCCGCTGGTGGCGGACGCCGGCTTCCTGGTGCTGCGCGGCAATTTGTTCGATTCCGCGATCATGAAGACGTCGGTGATCTCGAAGGAGTTTCGCGAGCGCTATCTTCTGAATCCCGACGACATGAACGCCTTCGAGGGCCGCGCCATCGTGTTCGAGGGGCCGGAGGACTATCACCACCGCATCGACGACGAGTCCCTGGATATCGACGAGCACTGCATCCTGTTCGTGCGCGGCACCGGGCCGATCGGCTATCCCGGCGGCGCCGAGGTGGTCAACATGCAGCCGCCGGCGGCCCTGATCAAGCGCGGCATCCACTCGCTGCCGTGCATCGGCGACGGCCGGCAGTCCGGCACCTCCGGCTCGCCCTCGATCCTGAACGCCACGCCGGAAGCCGCCGCCAATGGCGGGCTGGCGATCCTGCGCACCGGCGACCGGGTGCGGATCGACCTAAATGTCGGCAGCGCCAACATCCTGATCTCCGACGAGGAGCTGGAATCGCGACGCGCGGCGCTGAAGGCCGACGGCGGATTCAAGTATCCGGCGCACCAGACGCCGTGGCAGGAGCTGTATCGCTCGACCGTCGGCCAGCAGGCGACCGGCGCCTGTCTGGAGCTGGCGACGCGCTATCACGACATTGCCGGCAAGATCGGCACCGCCAGGCATAACCACTAG
- a CDS encoding ABC transporter ATP-binding protein, translated as MASVQIHDVRKSFGGFEVLHGVSVPIEDGAFVVLVGPSGCGKSTLLRMLAGLEKITSGTISIGDRIVNDVQPKERDIAMVFQNYALYPHMTVADNMGFSLKLRGADKDEINTKVNRAADILDLRRLLDRYPRQLSGGQRQRVAMGRAIVRDPQVFLFDEPLSNLDAKLRVAMRAEIKELHQRLKTTTVYVTHDQIEAMTMADMIVVMQDGIVEQMGAPLELYDHPDNKFVAGFIGSPAMNFLEGTLKVNGGQPWVETASGARLPVAEAPAAANGKAVTYGIRPEHLEFADDGIEAEIIVVEPTGSETQVVARIGTQDIIAIFRDRRRVEPGDKVHLRPRAASAHLFDKDTGKRI; from the coding sequence ATGGCGTCTGTTCAGATCCATGACGTGCGTAAATCTTTTGGCGGTTTTGAAGTACTCCACGGCGTATCGGTCCCGATCGAGGATGGCGCCTTCGTTGTCCTGGTCGGCCCCTCCGGCTGCGGCAAGTCCACGCTCCTGCGCATGCTCGCCGGCCTCGAAAAAATCACCTCCGGGACTATCTCGATCGGCGACCGCATCGTCAACGACGTGCAGCCGAAAGAGCGCGACATCGCGATGGTGTTCCAGAACTACGCTCTTTATCCCCACATGACCGTTGCCGATAATATGGGCTTCTCGCTGAAGCTGCGCGGCGCCGACAAGGATGAGATCAACACCAAGGTCAACCGCGCCGCGGACATTCTCGATCTTCGCCGGCTGCTCGACCGCTATCCGCGCCAGCTCTCCGGCGGCCAGCGCCAGCGCGTCGCGATGGGCCGCGCCATCGTCCGCGACCCGCAGGTGTTTTTGTTCGACGAGCCGCTGTCGAATCTCGATGCCAAGCTGCGCGTCGCGATGCGCGCCGAGATCAAGGAACTGCACCAGCGGCTCAAGACCACCACGGTCTACGTCACCCACGACCAGATCGAGGCCATGACCATGGCCGACATGATCGTGGTGATGCAGGACGGCATCGTCGAGCAGATGGGCGCGCCGCTCGAACTCTACGATCACCCCGACAACAAGTTCGTCGCCGGCTTCATCGGCTCGCCGGCGATGAACTTTCTCGAAGGCACGCTGAAGGTCAATGGCGGCCAGCCCTGGGTCGAGACCGCCAGCGGCGCGCGGCTGCCGGTCGCCGAGGCGCCGGCGGCGGCCAACGGCAAGGCCGTGACCTACGGCATTCGTCCCGAACACCTCGAATTTGCCGATGACGGCATCGAGGCGGAGATCATCGTGGTCGAGCCGACCGGCTCGGAAACCCAGGTCGTGGCGCGCATCGGTACCCAGGACATCATCGCGATCTTCCGCGACCGCCGCCGCGTCGAGCCCGGCGACAAGGTGCACCTGCGCCCGCGCGCGGCCTCGGCCCATCTGTTCGACAAGGATACCGGGAAGAGGATCTAG
- a CDS encoding ABC transporter substrate-binding protein, whose translation MTGFTPDRRSLLKGGAITLAAAATMSADQLLGHAKAWAQASPWKPEAGAKINLLRWKRFVEAEDVAFMKIVDAFQKATGVTINVSNESYDDIQPKASVAANTGQGLDMVWGLYSLPFLFPSKCMDVTDVADYLGKKNGGWAESGKQYGMYNGKWIGVPVAATGGLVNYRVAAAEKAGHKTFPEDLGGFQDLFKGMNKNGTPGGMALGHASGDANGWVHWALWAHGGKLIDKDNKVTINSPETAKSLEYVKSLYDNFIPGTASWNDSSNNKAFLAGQLHLTTNGISVYVTAKKEAPAIAEDMNHAHLPKGLDGKRRELHLGFPILIFSFTKFPQACKAFTAFMMEPEQFNPWVEAAQGYLSPFQLAYEKNPIWTADPKNTPYRDVATSASTPAGEAQMSENAAAAIADFVVVDMYANYCTGREDVKTAMGSAERAAKRIFRA comes from the coding sequence ATGACTGGATTCACACCGGATCGCCGATCTCTGCTCAAGGGCGGCGCGATCACGCTGGCCGCCGCGGCGACCATGTCGGCCGACCAGTTGCTCGGCCATGCCAAGGCCTGGGCTCAGGCCTCGCCGTGGAAGCCGGAAGCGGGCGCCAAGATCAACCTGCTGCGCTGGAAGCGCTTCGTCGAGGCCGAAGACGTGGCCTTCATGAAGATCGTCGACGCCTTCCAGAAGGCGACCGGCGTCACCATCAACGTCTCTAACGAATCCTATGACGACATCCAGCCCAAGGCGTCGGTTGCCGCCAATACCGGGCAGGGGCTCGACATGGTGTGGGGGCTGTATTCGCTGCCCTTCCTGTTTCCCTCCAAGTGCATGGACGTCACCGACGTCGCCGACTATCTCGGCAAGAAGAACGGCGGCTGGGCGGAATCCGGCAAGCAGTACGGCATGTATAACGGCAAGTGGATCGGCGTGCCTGTCGCCGCCACCGGCGGCCTTGTCAACTACCGCGTCGCTGCCGCCGAAAAGGCCGGCCACAAGACCTTCCCGGAAGACCTCGGCGGCTTCCAGGACCTGTTCAAGGGCATGAACAAGAACGGCACGCCCGGCGGCATGGCGCTCGGCCACGCTTCGGGCGACGCCAATGGCTGGGTTCACTGGGCGCTGTGGGCGCATGGCGGCAAGCTGATTGACAAGGACAACAAGGTCACGATCAACTCGCCGGAGACCGCCAAGTCGCTGGAATACGTCAAGTCGTTGTACGACAATTTCATTCCCGGGACCGCGTCGTGGAACGACTCGTCGAACAACAAGGCTTTCCTTGCGGGTCAGCTACACCTCACCACCAACGGTATCTCGGTCTACGTCACCGCGAAGAAGGAAGCCCCGGCGATTGCCGAGGACATGAACCACGCCCATCTGCCGAAGGGCCTGGACGGCAAGCGCCGCGAATTGCATCTCGGCTTCCCGATCCTCATCTTCTCCTTCACCAAGTTCCCGCAGGCCTGCAAGGCATTCACCGCCTTCATGATGGAGCCGGAGCAGTTCAACCCATGGGTCGAGGCCGCGCAGGGCTATCTGTCGCCGTTCCAGCTCGCCTACGAGAAGAACCCGATCTGGACCGCGGACCCGAAGAACACGCCGTACCGCGACGTCGCCACCTCGGCGTCGACCCCGGCCGGCGAGGCCCAGATGAGCGAGAACGCGGCGGCGGCGATCGCCGACTTCGTGGTGGTCGACATGTACGCCAACTACTGCACCGGCCGCGAGGACGTGAAGACTGCGATGGGTTCGGCGGAACGCGCGGCGAAGCGTATCTTCCGCGCGTGA
- a CDS encoding carbohydrate ABC transporter permease: protein MTTLQTSLPTPTRHVGKSSAWDRLRTNRNWLALWFMLPAAAFLILFLAYPLFLGVWMSFTDDRIGRAGVFVGLENYEWLKDDSIFWLSVFNTLLYTIVASAIKFVVGLYLALLLNRHMPFKALIRAAVLIPFIVPTVLSAIAFWWIYDSQFSIISWSLIKMGLIDHNINFLGDGNMARASVIFANIWRGVPFVAITLLAGLQTVSPSLYEAATLDGATSWQRFRFITYPLLTPIIAVVMTFSVLFTFTDFQLIWALTRGGPVNATHLMATLSYQRGILSGRLGEGAAIATAMIPFLMAAIAISWFGMQRRKWQQGTDND from the coding sequence ATGACGACCCTTCAGACATCGCTCCCCACGCCCACTCGCCATGTCGGAAAATCCTCAGCCTGGGACCGGCTGCGCACCAACCGCAACTGGCTGGCGCTGTGGTTCATGCTGCCGGCGGCCGCGTTCCTGATCCTGTTCCTGGCCTATCCGCTGTTTCTCGGCGTCTGGATGAGCTTCACCGACGACCGCATCGGCCGCGCCGGCGTGTTCGTTGGACTTGAAAACTACGAATGGCTGAAGGACGATTCGATCTTCTGGCTGTCGGTGTTCAATACGCTGCTCTATACGATCGTCGCTTCCGCCATCAAATTCGTCGTCGGCCTTTATCTGGCGCTGCTGCTTAACCGCCACATGCCGTTCAAGGCGCTGATCCGCGCCGCCGTGCTGATCCCGTTCATCGTGCCGACCGTGCTGTCGGCGATCGCGTTCTGGTGGATCTACGACTCGCAGTTCTCGATCATCTCCTGGTCGCTGATCAAGATGGGATTGATCGACCACAACATCAATTTTCTCGGCGACGGCAACATGGCGCGGGCCAGCGTGATCTTCGCCAATATCTGGCGCGGCGTACCGTTCGTCGCGATCACCCTGCTGGCAGGCCTGCAGACCGTGTCGCCGTCGCTGTACGAGGCCGCGACGCTTGACGGTGCCACAAGCTGGCAGCGCTTCCGCTTCATCACCTATCCCTTGCTGACGCCGATCATCGCGGTCGTCATGACCTTCTCGGTGCTGTTCACCTTCACCGACTTCCAGCTGATCTGGGCGCTGACGCGCGGCGGTCCGGTCAACGCGACCCATCTGATGGCGACGCTGAGCTACCAGCGCGGCATTCTGTCTGGCCGGTTAGGCGAGGGCGCGGCGATCGCCACCGCGATGATCCCGTTCCTGATGGCGGCGATCGCGATTTCCTGGTTCGGCATGCAACGCCGCAAATGGCAGCAAGGCACTGACAATGACTGA
- a CDS encoding carbohydrate ABC transporter permease, with product MTDVPANTRVAAATVEQDDNSEGMTYLESLPSRIVTLYIPLFIIVVILLFPFYWMALTSIKPDEQLIDMERFNPFWVVKPTLKHINKLLFETNYPRWLWNTMYVAAAATTLSIIASVLAAYAIVRLRFRGAEVVGATIFMAYLVPPSILFIPLATVIQAYGLFDSPLSLILIYPTLLIPFSTWLLMGYFKTIPFELEECALIDGASRWQILVKIIVPLAVPGLISAFIFSFTLCWNEFIYALTFLQSTQNKTVPVAIVNEFVDGDIYKWGSLMAGALVGSLPLVILYAFFVEHYVSAMTGAVKE from the coding sequence ATGACTGACGTTCCCGCTAACACCCGCGTCGCCGCTGCCACCGTCGAGCAGGACGACAACAGCGAGGGCATGACCTATCTGGAGTCGCTGCCGAGCCGGATCGTCACGCTCTACATCCCGCTGTTCATCATCGTGGTGATCCTGCTTTTTCCGTTCTACTGGATGGCACTGACCTCGATCAAACCGGACGAACAACTGATCGACATGGAGCGGTTCAATCCGTTCTGGGTGGTCAAGCCGACGCTGAAGCACATCAACAAGCTGTTGTTCGAGACCAACTATCCGCGCTGGCTGTGGAACACGATGTATGTTGCAGCCGCGGCCACGACGCTGTCGATCATTGCCTCGGTGCTCGCCGCCTACGCCATCGTGCGGCTGCGCTTCCGCGGCGCGGAAGTGGTGGGTGCGACGATCTTCATGGCCTATCTGGTGCCGCCGTCGATCCTGTTCATCCCGTTGGCGACGGTAATTCAGGCCTATGGGCTGTTCGACTCGCCGCTGTCGCTGATCCTGATCTATCCGACGCTGCTGATCCCGTTCTCGACCTGGCTGTTGATGGGCTATTTCAAGACCATTCCGTTCGAGCTGGAAGAGTGCGCCCTGATCGACGGCGCGTCGCGCTGGCAGATCCTGGTCAAGATCATCGTGCCGCTCGCGGTGCCCGGCCTGATCTCGGCCTTCATCTTTTCTTTCACGCTGTGCTGGAACGAGTTCATCTACGCGCTGACGTTTTTGCAGTCGACCCAGAACAAGACCGTGCCGGTGGCGATCGTCAATGAATTCGTCGACGGCGACATTTACAAATGGGGCTCGCTGATGGCCGGCGCGCTGGTCGGGTCATTGCCGCTGGTGATTCTGTACGCGTTCTTCGTCGAGCATTACGTGTCGGCGATGACGGGGGCGGTGAAGGAATAA
- the denD gene encoding D-erythronate dehydrogenase: protein MHILILGAAGMVGRKLAERLVKDGHLGGREITRMTLQDVIAPAKPAGAALPISLVTSDFADPATAAPLLVHRPDAIFHLAAIVSGEAEAEFDKGYRINLDGTRFLIDAIRAIGGGYKPRLVFTSSIAVFGAPFPEKIGDEFFHTPLTSYGTQKSICEMLIADYTRKGFLDGIGIRLPTICVRPGTPNKAASGFFSNIIREPLAGHEAILPVGDDVRHWHASPRSAVGFLLHAATIDLSAMGARRNLSMPGMSVTVGEQIAALERVAGKGVVARIKRQSDPVISGIVSGWPRDFVTDRALGLGFTTAEKTFDDIIRIHIEDELGGKFVA from the coding sequence TTGCATATCCTCATCCTCGGCGCCGCCGGCATGGTCGGCCGCAAGCTGGCTGAACGGCTCGTGAAGGACGGCCATCTCGGCGGCCGTGAGATCACCCGCATGACGCTGCAGGACGTGATCGCGCCGGCCAAGCCGGCCGGCGCGGCGCTGCCGATCAGCCTCGTCACCTCCGACTTCGCCGATCCCGCCACCGCCGCGCCGCTGCTGGTGCACCGGCCGGACGCGATCTTCCACCTCGCCGCGATCGTGTCCGGCGAGGCCGAGGCGGAGTTCGACAAGGGCTATCGCATCAATCTCGACGGCACGCGGTTCCTGATCGACGCCATCCGCGCGATTGGCGGCGGCTACAAACCGCGGCTGGTCTTCACCTCGTCGATCGCCGTGTTCGGCGCGCCGTTCCCCGAAAAAATCGGCGACGAATTCTTCCACACGCCGCTGACCTCCTACGGCACGCAGAAGTCGATCTGCGAGATGCTGATCGCCGACTACACGCGCAAGGGGTTTCTCGACGGCATCGGCATCCGGCTGCCGACTATCTGCGTCCGCCCGGGCACGCCGAACAAGGCGGCGTCCGGCTTCTTCTCCAACATCATCCGCGAGCCGCTTGCCGGCCATGAGGCGATCCTGCCGGTCGGCGACGACGTCCGCCACTGGCACGCCTCGCCGCGGTCGGCAGTCGGATTCCTGCTGCATGCCGCCACGATTGATCTTTCGGCGATGGGCGCCCGGCGCAATCTGTCGATGCCCGGCATGTCGGTCACGGTCGGTGAACAGATTGCCGCGCTGGAGCGCGTTGCGGGCAAAGGCGTCGTCGCCCGCATCAAGCGGCAGAGCGATCCGGTGATCTCCGGCATCGTCTCCGGCTGGCCGCGCGATTTCGTCACCGACCGCGCGTTGGGGCTCGGTTTCACCACGGCCGAGAAGACGTTTGACGACATCATCCGAATTCACATTGAGGATGAACTCGGCGGGAAGTTCGTGGCTTAA